Proteins from a single region of Hordeum vulgare subsp. vulgare chromosome 6H, MorexV3_pseudomolecules_assembly, whole genome shotgun sequence:
- the LOC123401369 gene encoding LON peptidase N-terminal domain and RING finger protein 2-like has translation MAFKTLQVPSSLARPDSCSFTPSNPKSYCYHPKPHSRPQARIATKNRLHSSPVLKCRANPHGCVDDVVQSRQDHQTTEIPIVLHQSVVFPGQTLQLQTVEFRYRIMMHTLLLQERLSFGIIYSGREDDSSRMADVGCMVHVVECDKLVDDRFFLTCVGGDRFRVLEVVRTKPYVIARIQVLTDRDSPDSSNLGCLMQQVEGHLKNVTMLSDKLNWKLVVDHQARQLSRMHSPESFSLVVARLFVEDRSEQQWLLGLDDTAQRLVREGRYLEQRSKYLAAIAAIRDAFGQLSCNEKQ, from the coding sequence ATGGCCTTTAAGACTCTGCAAGTTCCATCCAGTTTAGCAAGGCCAGACAGCTGCAGTTTCACTCCCTCCAACCCCAAGTCTTATTGCTATCACCCAAAACCTCACTCAAGACCGCAAGCAAGAATCGCCACGAAGAATCGCCTCCACAGTTCACCAGTACTGAAATGCAGAGCCAATCCGCACGGCTGCGTCGACGATGTTGTCCAGTCCCGTCAGGATCATCAGACTACTGAGATCCCCATAGTCCTCCACCAGTCGGTCGTTTTCCCTGGCCAGACGCTGCAGCTGCAGACGGTTGAGTTCAGATACCGCATCATGATGCACACACTACTGCTCCAGGAACGCCTCAGCTTTGGTatcatctactccggcagggaagATGATAGTAGTAGGATGGCCGATGTTGGATGCATGGTCCATGTCGTCGAGTGCGACAAGCTCGTCGATGACCGCTTCTTCCTGACCTGCGTCGGCGGAGACCGGTTCCGTGTCCTGGAGGTCGTCAGAACAAAGCCCTATGTCATCGCAAGAATTCAGGTACTGACTGACAGAGACTCGCCCGATTCAAGTAACCTGGGGTGCCTGATGCAGCAGGTGGAAGGGCACCTGAAGAACGTGACAATGCTTTCAGACAAGCTCAACTGGAAACTAGTGGTAGACCATCAGGCTAGGCAGCTCAGCAGGATGCATTCCCCGGAGTCTTTCTCCTTAGTCGTGGCTCGGTTGTTTGTCGAAGACCGTTCAGAACAGCAGTGGTTGCTCGGGTTAGACGACACAGCGCAGCGATTGGTGAGAGAAGGGCGGTACCTTGAACAGAGGAGCAAGTACCTGGCGGCCATAGCGGCGATCAGGGACGCCTTTGGGCAACTGTCCTGCAATGAGAAGCAGTAG